A genomic stretch from Hoplias malabaricus isolate fHopMal1 chromosome 4, fHopMal1.hap1, whole genome shotgun sequence includes:
- the tnni4a gene encoding troponin I4a: MLKTKLLRKAENLLEKEKEQKRIERDSVLNERAPPLKLSGLSTQELQELCKDLHHKIDVVDEARYDLSIKVARNETEIQSLQQKIYELKGKMKRPKLKRVKKSADDVLGALTDNKLMKADFKANLKTVKKEEEKKEEVTDWRKNVEAMSGMEGRKKIFNAGQ, from the exons ATGCTGAAG ACCAAACTTCTAAGGAAAGCAGAAAACTTgctggagaaagagaaagagcagaagAGAATAGAACGAGACAGCGTTTTAAATGAGAGAGCTCCTCCTCTGAAGCTCTCAGGCCTCTCAACACAGGAGCTACAG GAACTTTGTAAAGATTTGCATCACAAGATTGACGTAGTGGACGAGGCCCGTTATGACCTTTCAATAAAAGTGGCCAGAAATGAGACAGAG atTCAGTCACTGCAACAGAAAATCTATGAGTTGAAAGGAAAAATGAAGAGACCCAAATTAAAGAGAGTGAAGAAGTCGGCGGACGATGTGTTAGGAGCTCTGACGGACAACAAACTCATGAAGGCTGACTTCAAAGCCAAcctcaagactgtcaaaaaggaagaagaaaag AAAGAGGAGGTGACAGACTGGAGGAAGAACGTGGAAGCCATGTCTGGAATGGAGGGCAGAAAGAAGATATTTAACGCTGGCCAATGA